Proteins from a single region of Limosilactobacillus fermentum:
- the tsf gene encoding translation elongation factor Ts, with protein sequence MAEISAKQVMELRKKSGAGIMDAKKALVASEGDMDKAMDYLREKGIAKAAKKSDRIAAEGLTDIVVKGNTAAIVELNSETDFVAASDPFKAVLKDVANLIVDNKPADVEAALELKTANGTLNDDLIATTQKTGEKVSLRRFTIVEKNDNENFGAYLHQGGRIAALTVVEGADEATAKDVAMHVAAVNPEFLDRSEVSDERLEHERGIFKEETLNEGKPANIVDKIVEGRLNKFLSQICLADQDFVKDPDLTVEKYVDSKDGKLKSFIRYEVGEGIEKKQTNLAEEIKEQLNK encoded by the coding sequence ATGGCTGAAATTAGTGCAAAGCAAGTGATGGAACTGCGCAAGAAGTCCGGTGCCGGGATCATGGACGCCAAGAAGGCCCTCGTTGCTAGTGAAGGTGACATGGACAAGGCAATGGATTACCTTCGTGAAAAGGGGATCGCTAAGGCCGCTAAGAAGAGCGACCGGATCGCCGCTGAAGGTTTGACTGACATCGTGGTGAAGGGTAACACCGCTGCGATCGTTGAACTGAACTCCGAAACTGACTTCGTGGCCGCTTCCGACCCGTTCAAGGCCGTTTTGAAGGATGTTGCTAACCTGATCGTTGACAACAAGCCGGCCGACGTGGAAGCCGCCCTGGAATTGAAGACGGCTAACGGGACGCTCAACGATGACCTGATCGCCACCACCCAAAAGACCGGTGAAAAGGTCAGCCTGCGTCGCTTCACGATCGTTGAAAAGAACGACAACGAAAACTTTGGTGCTTACCTGCACCAAGGTGGCCGGATCGCCGCTTTAACGGTGGTTGAAGGCGCTGACGAAGCAACTGCTAAGGACGTTGCAATGCACGTTGCTGCCGTTAACCCAGAATTTCTCGACCGCAGCGAAGTTTCCGACGAACGCCTGGAACACGAACGCGGCATCTTCAAGGAAGAAACTTTGAACGAAGGCAAGCCAGCTAACATCGTTGACAAGATCGTGGAAGGCCGCCTCAACAAGTTCCTCTCCCAAATCTGCTTGGCAGACCAAGACTTTGTTAAGGACCCAGACCTGACGGTTGAAAAGTACGTTGATTCCAAGGACGGGAAGCTCAAGTCCTTCATCCGTTACGAAGTTGGGGAAGGGATCGAAAAGAAGCAAACTAACCTGGCTGAAGAAATCAAAGAACAACTGAACAAGTAA
- the pyrH gene encoding UMP kinase produces MADVKYKRVVLKLSGEALAGDQGFGINPPELKTVAKELKEVYALGVQVAIVVGGGNMWRGITGEKLGMERAQADYIGMLGTIMNALSLQDALEGIGVPTRVQTSIEMRQIAEPYIRRKAIRHLEKNRIVIFAGGTGSPYFSTDTTAALRAAEVNADAILMAKNGVDGVYSADPNKDESAVKFERLTHMDIIEKGLNVMDSTASTLSMDNDIPLVVFNLNTPGNILKVVRGDKIGTTIEGEK; encoded by the coding sequence ATGGCTGACGTAAAATATAAGCGAGTAGTATTGAAGTTAAGTGGGGAAGCCCTCGCCGGTGACCAAGGCTTTGGGATCAACCCCCCGGAATTAAAGACGGTGGCAAAGGAACTCAAGGAAGTTTACGCCCTGGGAGTTCAAGTAGCAATCGTTGTCGGTGGTGGTAACATGTGGCGCGGGATCACCGGTGAAAAGCTGGGGATGGAACGTGCCCAGGCCGATTACATTGGGATGCTCGGGACGATCATGAACGCCCTGTCACTTCAAGACGCGCTGGAAGGGATCGGGGTACCAACCCGGGTCCAAACTTCCATTGAAATGCGTCAAATCGCTGAACCATACATCCGGCGCAAGGCCATCCGGCACCTGGAAAAGAACCGGATCGTGATCTTCGCGGGGGGGACGGGGAGTCCGTACTTCTCAACGGACACTACCGCTGCCTTGCGGGCCGCCGAAGTGAACGCCGACGCCATCTTGATGGCTAAAAACGGCGTTGACGGGGTTTACTCCGCCGATCCAAACAAGGACGAATCCGCCGTTAAGTTTGAACGACTGACCCACATGGACATCATCGAAAAGGGCTTGAACGTCATGGACTCCACGGCCTCGACCCTTTCGATGGACAACGACATTCCGCTAGTCGTCTTCAACTTGAACACGCCTGGTAACATTTTGAAAGTGGTTCGCGGTGATAAGATTGGGACCACGATTGAGGGGGAAAAATAA
- the frr gene encoding ribosome recycling factor codes for MTGKEILAEAKEKMAKSGDALKRTLADIRAGRANASLLNTVTVEYYGAPTPLNQLASITIPEARQLLISPYDKTTLKDIERAIYESNLGLTPQNDGETIRLVVPQLTEDRRKELVKDVKAEMEKAKVAVRNVRREAMDDLKKGNKDGDFNDDEFHDLEKKVQEETDAGIKNLEQIAADKEKELLEG; via the coding sequence ATGACTGGAAAAGAAATCCTCGCAGAAGCAAAGGAAAAGATGGCCAAGTCCGGTGATGCCTTGAAGCGGACCTTAGCCGACATTCGGGCCGGCCGGGCCAACGCGAGCCTCTTAAACACGGTAACGGTTGAATACTACGGCGCCCCGACGCCGCTTAACCAACTGGCATCGATCACGATCCCAGAAGCCCGCCAACTGTTGATCTCGCCGTACGACAAGACGACCTTAAAGGACATCGAACGGGCCATTTACGAATCTAACCTCGGCTTGACGCCGCAAAACGACGGGGAAACGATTCGGCTGGTGGTTCCGCAACTGACCGAAGACCGTCGTAAGGAACTGGTTAAAGACGTGAAGGCGGAAATGGAAAAGGCCAAGGTGGCCGTTCGTAACGTTCGTCGGGAAGCGATGGACGACCTCAAGAAGGGGAACAAGGACGGCGACTTCAACGACGACGAATTCCACGACCTGGAAAAGAAGGTCCAAGAAGAAACCGACGCCGGTATCAAGAACCTGGAACAAATCGCCGCTGACAAGGAAAAGGAACTGTTGGAAGGCTAA
- a CDS encoding isoprenyl transferase, with amino-acid sequence MKMDSQKQVEPVGEPVLDRSRVPHHVAIIMDGNGRWAQSRHLPRVAGHQQGMQTVKKVTMAASDLGIKALTLYAFSTENWKRPSTEVKFLMQLPIRFFNTFVPDLVAHNVRVMVMGDTTKLPAGTQKAVQGALDATKDCTGMVLNFALNYGGRDEIVRATQAVAKRVATGELTPDAISEELISREMMTAPLGQFADPEVIIRTSGEERLSNFMLWQAAYSELVFVDEHWPDFDGDSLKRALATFQSRHRRFGGLNNK; translated from the coding sequence ATGAAGATGGATTCACAAAAACAAGTGGAACCGGTTGGTGAGCCGGTGTTAGACCGGAGCCGGGTTCCGCACCACGTTGCCATTATCATGGACGGCAATGGGCGCTGGGCCCAGTCCCGCCACCTCCCGCGGGTGGCCGGCCACCAACAGGGAATGCAGACGGTCAAAAAGGTAACCATGGCCGCTAGCGACCTGGGGATTAAAGCCTTAACCCTCTACGCCTTCTCAACGGAAAACTGGAAACGCCCCTCAACTGAGGTCAAGTTCTTGATGCAACTGCCAATCCGCTTTTTTAATACCTTTGTCCCGGACCTGGTGGCCCATAACGTCCGGGTGATGGTGATGGGTGACACCACCAAGTTGCCGGCGGGGACCCAAAAGGCGGTGCAAGGCGCCCTGGATGCGACCAAGGATTGCACCGGGATGGTCTTAAACTTCGCCCTAAACTACGGCGGGCGTGACGAAATCGTTCGGGCGACCCAGGCGGTTGCAAAGCGAGTCGCCACTGGGGAGCTGACCCCGGACGCCATTTCCGAGGAGTTGATTTCCCGGGAAATGATGACGGCGCCGCTCGGTCAATTCGCCGACCCCGAGGTGATTATCCGCACCAGCGGGGAAGAACGGCTTAGTAACTTTATGCTCTGGCAGGCGGCCTACAGCGAATTAGTCTTTGTTGACGAACACTGGCCCGACTTTGACGGTGACTCCCTCAAACGGGCCTTGGCCACCTTCCAATCTCGTCACCGACGCTTCGGTGGCTTAAATAATAAGTAG
- a CDS encoding phosphatidate cytidylyltransferase: MKTRVITAVIALIVFIPLIIVGSWPLMLAAIVLGMVAMSELLLMKKMFLISFEAIISYLGVAAMIVPQTWLDFLPEQIGRLTLVYVMVALLLLHTVIRKQRFNFDDAGVLTLGMLYIGMGFNAFTVARAVNFQTLLYGMLIVWLTDSGAYLFGRQFGKHKLAPNVSPNKTWEGSVLGTVAATVILAVYLTFFPVGYDNLAVMIVLTLLLSILGQFGDLVESALKRYYGVKDSGKILPGHGGILDRFDSMLLVLPAMALLGIL, encoded by the coding sequence TTGAAAACACGGGTTATTACGGCGGTGATCGCCTTAATTGTATTTATCCCGCTGATTATCGTCGGTAGCTGGCCTTTGATGCTGGCTGCCATCGTCTTGGGAATGGTCGCCATGAGCGAACTGCTCTTGATGAAGAAGATGTTTTTGATCTCCTTTGAGGCGATTATTTCCTACCTGGGGGTGGCGGCGATGATCGTGCCCCAGACCTGGCTGGACTTTTTGCCGGAGCAAATTGGCCGGCTCACCCTGGTTTACGTAATGGTGGCTCTTCTACTCTTACACACCGTCATTCGTAAGCAACGGTTTAACTTTGACGACGCCGGGGTTTTGACCCTCGGGATGCTCTACATCGGGATGGGCTTTAACGCCTTTACCGTTGCCCGGGCCGTCAACTTCCAAACCCTCTTGTACGGGATGCTAATTGTCTGGTTAACCGACTCCGGGGCCTACCTGTTTGGACGCCAGTTTGGTAAGCACAAGTTAGCCCCGAACGTCAGCCCCAACAAAACCTGGGAAGGGTCCGTCTTAGGGACGGTAGCGGCGACCGTCATTTTGGCCGTCTACTTGACCTTCTTCCCGGTTGGTTACGACAACTTAGCGGTCATGATCGTCTTGACCCTGCTTTTGTCAATCCTCGGTCAGTTCGGCGACCTGGTCGAATCGGCCCTCAAACGGTACTATGGGGTCAAAGATTCCGGTAAGATCCTGCCCGGGCACGGGGGGATCTTGGACCGGTTTGATTCCATGCTACTGGTCTTGCCGGCCATGGCGCTGCTGGGCATTCTCTAG
- the rseP gene encoding RIP metalloprotease RseP, with translation MIITIITFIIVFGILVLVHEFGHYYFAKRAGILVREFSIGMGPKVWWRRSNGTTYTIRILPLGGYVRLAGADEDEDELRPGTPVTLQTNEEGKVTLINASEKETLLEGIPLRIVDSDLEDKLIISGYENDDEETVKTYPVDHDATIVERDGTEVRIAPKDVQFQSASLPARMMTNFAGPMNNFILSLLVFIILGFTLSGIPTNSNVLGGVTKDSVAAKAGLVSGDKITRVATTKVSTWNDISQAISPNPGKKLAVTYQRDGKTYHTTVTPKATKQGSQTVGMIGIREEEKFDPVARINYGWRQFITAGTLIFAVLGHMITHGFSLNDLGGPVAIYAGTSPATSLGINGILAFLAMLSINLGIVNLIPIPALDGGKLLLNIVEGIIRRPIPEKVEGILNLAGFALLMILMVLVTYNDIQRYFIH, from the coding sequence TTGATCATCACCATCATTACTTTTATCATTGTCTTCGGAATCCTGGTGCTCGTTCACGAATTCGGCCACTACTACTTTGCCAAGCGGGCCGGGATTTTAGTACGCGAGTTTTCGATTGGGATGGGGCCCAAGGTTTGGTGGCGGCGTTCAAACGGGACGACCTACACCATCCGGATCCTGCCGCTTGGGGGCTACGTCCGCCTGGCCGGGGCCGATGAAGATGAAGACGAACTCCGTCCCGGGACGCCGGTGACCTTGCAAACCAATGAGGAAGGCAAGGTGACCCTGATCAACGCCAGCGAAAAGGAAACCCTGTTGGAGGGGATTCCGCTGCGGATCGTTGACAGCGACCTGGAGGATAAGTTAATCATCTCCGGGTACGAAAATGATGATGAAGAAACCGTCAAGACCTACCCGGTTGATCACGACGCGACGATCGTCGAACGGGACGGGACCGAGGTGCGGATCGCCCCCAAGGACGTTCAGTTCCAATCGGCCAGCTTACCGGCACGGATGATGACCAACTTTGCCGGGCCAATGAACAACTTCATCTTGTCCCTGCTGGTCTTCATCATCCTGGGCTTTACCCTGAGCGGGATCCCCACCAACTCCAACGTTTTGGGCGGGGTGACCAAGGATTCGGTGGCTGCCAAGGCCGGCCTGGTGAGCGGCGATAAAATTACCAGGGTGGCGACGACCAAGGTCAGCACCTGGAACGATATTTCCCAGGCAATTTCCCCTAACCCGGGGAAGAAGCTCGCCGTTACCTACCAGCGCGATGGCAAGACCTACCACACCACCGTGACGCCTAAGGCCACCAAACAGGGGAGCCAAACGGTCGGGATGATCGGGATCAGAGAAGAGGAGAAGTTTGATCCGGTCGCCCGCATTAACTACGGCTGGCGCCAATTTATCACCGCCGGCACCCTGATCTTTGCGGTGCTCGGCCACATGATTACGCACGGCTTTAGCTTAAACGACCTGGGGGGGCCGGTGGCAATTTACGCCGGCACCTCGCCGGCCACCTCGTTAGGGATTAACGGCATCCTCGCCTTCTTGGCGATGCTGTCGATTAACCTAGGGATCGTTAACCTGATTCCGATCCCGGCCTTAGACGGGGGGAAGCTCCTCTTAAACATTGTCGAAGGCATCATTCGCCGGCCAATTCCCGAAAAAGTGGAGGGGATTTTGAATTTGGCTGGCTTTGCCCTCTTGATGATCCTGATGGT